A single genomic interval of Oncorhynchus mykiss isolate Arlee chromosome 13, USDA_OmykA_1.1, whole genome shotgun sequence harbors:
- the LOC110486418 gene encoding aconitate hydratase, mitochondrial isoform X2 — protein sequence MASYCMTVTRLRLVLGEGARRLHVSAAFNAKPKVAMSRFEPGTSISYEKLHENIDIVRKRLNRPLTLSEKIVYGHLDDPVGQDIARGRTYLRLRPDRVAMQDATAQMAMLQFISSGLPKVAVPSTIHCDHLIEAQIGGVEDLKRAKEVNQEVYNFLATAGAKYGVGFWKPGSGIIHQIILENYAYPGVLLIGTDSHTPNGGGLGSICIGVGGADAVDVMAGIPWELKCPNVIGVKLTGSLSGWTSPKDVILKVAGILTVKGGTGAIVEYHGPGVDSISCTGMATICNMGAEIGATTSVFPYNHRMKTYLNKTGRADIAALADEHKDDLVPDKGCKYDHVIEINLSELKPHINGPFTPDLAHPVSEIGAVAEKNGWPLEVKVGLIGSCTNSSYEDMGRAASLAKQALDKGLKCKAAFTVTPGSEQIRATIERDGFSKILRDVGGVVLANACGPCIGQWDRKDVKMGEKNTIVTSYNRNFTSRNDANPATHAFVTSPEIVTALAIAGTLKFDPETDYLTAANGEKFKLEPPNGDELPARDFDPGQDTYQHPPAESGSVMVDVSPTSTRLQLLEPFDKWNGKDLEDLQVLIKVKGKCTTDHISAAGPWLKFRGHLDNISNNMLIGAINIENDAVNKIKNRLTGEYGGVPDVARHYKANGLSWVVVGDDNYGEGSSREHAALEPRHLGGRVILVKSFARIHETNLKKQGMLPLTFADPTDYDKIRPDDKISITGLATFAPGKACCLSPQAPEGSGEAR from the exons CATTGTGCGCAAGAG GCTCAATCGCCCCCTCACCTTGTCGGAGAAGATTGTGTACGGTCACCTGGATGACCCTGTGGGGCAGGACATTGCCAGGGGCCGCACTTACCTGCGTCTGCGTCCGGACCGCGTGGCCATGCAAGACGCCACGGCCCAGATGGCCATGCTACAGTTCATCAGCAGCGGCCTGCCCAAGGTGGCCGTGCCCTCAACCATCCACTGTGACCACCTGATTGAGGCGCAGATCGGAGGCGTCGAGGATCTAAAGAGGGCCAAG GAAGTGAATCAGGAGGTTTACAACTTCCTGGCGACAGCTGGAGCCAAATATGGAGTTGGCTTCTGGAAACCAGGCTCTGGAATCATTCACCAG ATAATTCTAGAGAACTATGCCTACCCAGGAGTCTTGCTGATTGGTACAGACTCCCACACACCTAATGGGGGCGGCCTGGGCTCCATCTGCATCGGAGTGGGTGGTGCTGACGCTGTGGACGTCATGGCTGGTATCCCATGGGAGCTCAAGTGTCCCAAT GTGATTGGAGTGAAGCTGACAGGTAGTCTATCGGGCTGGACTTCTCCCAAGGATGTTATCCTGAAGGTGGCTGGGATCCTGACAGTAAAGGGGGGCACTGGCGCCATCGTGGAGTACCATGGCCCAGGCGTCGACTCCATTTCCTGCACCG GTATGGCAACTATCTGCAACATGGGAGCTGAAATTGGGGCTACCACCTCTGTTTTCCCCTACAATCACCGCATGAAGACTTACCTGAATAAGACTGGACGTGCAG ACATCGCTGCCCTGGCTGACGAGCATAAGGATGACTTGGTCCCTGACAAAGGCTGCAAGTACGACCATGTCATTGAGATCAACCTGAGTGAG CTGAAGCCTCATATCAACGGGCCCTTCACTCCTGACCTGGCCCACCCAGTGTCTGAGATTGGTGCTGTGGCTGAAAAGAACGGCTGGCCCCTGGAGGTCAAAGTGG GTCTGATTGGCAGCTGCACCAACTCCAGCTATGAGGACATGGGCCGCGCTGCTTCCCTGGCCAAACAGGCCCTAGACAAAGGCCTGAAGTGCAAGGCTGCGTTCACTGTCACCCCCGGCTCTGAGCAGATCCGTGCTACCATCGAGAGGGATGGCTTT TCTAAGATCCTGAGGGATGTGGGTGGAGTGGTCCTTGCTAACGCTTGTGGACCCTGCATTGGCCAGTGGGACAGGAAGGATGTGAAGATGGGGGAGAAGAACACTATCGTCACCTCCTACAACAGGAACTTCACTTCCAGGAATGATGCTAACCCTGCCACTCATGCGTTCGTCACATCCCCTGAG ATTGTCACAGCCTTGGCCATCGCGGGTACCCTGAAGTTCGATCCTGAGACGGACTACCTCACCGCTGCCAATGGTGAGAAATTCAAGTTGGAGCCACCCAATGGCGATGAGCTACCTGCCCGTGACTTTGACCCCGGCCAGGACACCTACCAACACCCCCCTGCCGAGAGCGGCTCTGTTATGGTGGACGTCAGCCCCACCAGCACCCGCCTGCAGCTGCTGGAGCCCTTTGACAAGTGGAATGGCAAGGACCTTGAGGACCTGCAAGTGCTGATCAag GTGAAAGGCAAGTGCACCACAGACCACATTAGCGCCGCCGGCCCCTGGCTCAAGTTTCGCGGTCACCTCGACAACATCTCCAACAACATGCTCATCGGAGCAATCAACATCGAGAACGACGCGGTCAACAAGATCAAGAACCGGCTGACGGGAGAGTACGGGGGCGTGCCTGACGTGGCTCGCCACTACAAG gcTAACGGTCTGTCGTGGGTGGTTGTGGGGGATGACAACTACGGGGAGGGCTCGAGCAGAGAGCACGCAGCCCTGGAGCCCAGACACCTGGGAGGCAGGGTCATCCTCGTCAAGAGCTTCGCTAGGATCCACG AGACCAACTTGAAGAAGCAGGGCATGCTGCCCTTGACCTTTGCCGACCCCACTGACTATGACAAAATCCGCCCCGATGACAAGATCTCCATCACAGGCCTCGCAACCTTTGCCCCCGGCAAG GCATGCTGTCTTTCTCCTCAAGCCCCTGAAGGGAGTGGTGAAGCACGGTGA
- the LOC110486418 gene encoding aconitate hydratase, mitochondrial isoform X1, producing MASYCMTVTRLRLVLGEGARRLHVSAAFNAKPKVAMSRFEPGTSISYEKLHENIDIVRKRLNRPLTLSEKIVYGHLDDPVGQDIARGRTYLRLRPDRVAMQDATAQMAMLQFISSGLPKVAVPSTIHCDHLIEAQIGGVEDLKRAKEVNQEVYNFLATAGAKYGVGFWKPGSGIIHQIILENYAYPGVLLIGTDSHTPNGGGLGSICIGVGGADAVDVMAGIPWELKCPNVIGVKLTGSLSGWTSPKDVILKVAGILTVKGGTGAIVEYHGPGVDSISCTGMATICNMGAEIGATTSVFPYNHRMKTYLNKTGRADIAALADEHKDDLVPDKGCKYDHVIEINLSELKPHINGPFTPDLAHPVSEIGAVAEKNGWPLEVKVGLIGSCTNSSYEDMGRAASLAKQALDKGLKCKAAFTVTPGSEQIRATIERDGFSKILRDVGGVVLANACGPCIGQWDRKDVKMGEKNTIVTSYNRNFTSRNDANPATHAFVTSPEIVTALAIAGTLKFDPETDYLTAANGEKFKLEPPNGDELPARDFDPGQDTYQHPPAESGSVMVDVSPTSTRLQLLEPFDKWNGKDLEDLQVLIKVKGKCTTDHISAAGPWLKFRGHLDNISNNMLIGAINIENDAVNKIKNRLTGEYGGVPDVARHYKANGLSWVVVGDDNYGEGSSREHAALEPRHLGGRVILVKSFARIHETNLKKQGMLPLTFADPTDYDKIRPDDKISITGLATFAPGKPLKGVVKHGDGSQDIINLNHTFNENQVEWFHAGSALNRMKELQ from the exons CATTGTGCGCAAGAG GCTCAATCGCCCCCTCACCTTGTCGGAGAAGATTGTGTACGGTCACCTGGATGACCCTGTGGGGCAGGACATTGCCAGGGGCCGCACTTACCTGCGTCTGCGTCCGGACCGCGTGGCCATGCAAGACGCCACGGCCCAGATGGCCATGCTACAGTTCATCAGCAGCGGCCTGCCCAAGGTGGCCGTGCCCTCAACCATCCACTGTGACCACCTGATTGAGGCGCAGATCGGAGGCGTCGAGGATCTAAAGAGGGCCAAG GAAGTGAATCAGGAGGTTTACAACTTCCTGGCGACAGCTGGAGCCAAATATGGAGTTGGCTTCTGGAAACCAGGCTCTGGAATCATTCACCAG ATAATTCTAGAGAACTATGCCTACCCAGGAGTCTTGCTGATTGGTACAGACTCCCACACACCTAATGGGGGCGGCCTGGGCTCCATCTGCATCGGAGTGGGTGGTGCTGACGCTGTGGACGTCATGGCTGGTATCCCATGGGAGCTCAAGTGTCCCAAT GTGATTGGAGTGAAGCTGACAGGTAGTCTATCGGGCTGGACTTCTCCCAAGGATGTTATCCTGAAGGTGGCTGGGATCCTGACAGTAAAGGGGGGCACTGGCGCCATCGTGGAGTACCATGGCCCAGGCGTCGACTCCATTTCCTGCACCG GTATGGCAACTATCTGCAACATGGGAGCTGAAATTGGGGCTACCACCTCTGTTTTCCCCTACAATCACCGCATGAAGACTTACCTGAATAAGACTGGACGTGCAG ACATCGCTGCCCTGGCTGACGAGCATAAGGATGACTTGGTCCCTGACAAAGGCTGCAAGTACGACCATGTCATTGAGATCAACCTGAGTGAG CTGAAGCCTCATATCAACGGGCCCTTCACTCCTGACCTGGCCCACCCAGTGTCTGAGATTGGTGCTGTGGCTGAAAAGAACGGCTGGCCCCTGGAGGTCAAAGTGG GTCTGATTGGCAGCTGCACCAACTCCAGCTATGAGGACATGGGCCGCGCTGCTTCCCTGGCCAAACAGGCCCTAGACAAAGGCCTGAAGTGCAAGGCTGCGTTCACTGTCACCCCCGGCTCTGAGCAGATCCGTGCTACCATCGAGAGGGATGGCTTT TCTAAGATCCTGAGGGATGTGGGTGGAGTGGTCCTTGCTAACGCTTGTGGACCCTGCATTGGCCAGTGGGACAGGAAGGATGTGAAGATGGGGGAGAAGAACACTATCGTCACCTCCTACAACAGGAACTTCACTTCCAGGAATGATGCTAACCCTGCCACTCATGCGTTCGTCACATCCCCTGAG ATTGTCACAGCCTTGGCCATCGCGGGTACCCTGAAGTTCGATCCTGAGACGGACTACCTCACCGCTGCCAATGGTGAGAAATTCAAGTTGGAGCCACCCAATGGCGATGAGCTACCTGCCCGTGACTTTGACCCCGGCCAGGACACCTACCAACACCCCCCTGCCGAGAGCGGCTCTGTTATGGTGGACGTCAGCCCCACCAGCACCCGCCTGCAGCTGCTGGAGCCCTTTGACAAGTGGAATGGCAAGGACCTTGAGGACCTGCAAGTGCTGATCAag GTGAAAGGCAAGTGCACCACAGACCACATTAGCGCCGCCGGCCCCTGGCTCAAGTTTCGCGGTCACCTCGACAACATCTCCAACAACATGCTCATCGGAGCAATCAACATCGAGAACGACGCGGTCAACAAGATCAAGAACCGGCTGACGGGAGAGTACGGGGGCGTGCCTGACGTGGCTCGCCACTACAAG gcTAACGGTCTGTCGTGGGTGGTTGTGGGGGATGACAACTACGGGGAGGGCTCGAGCAGAGAGCACGCAGCCCTGGAGCCCAGACACCTGGGAGGCAGGGTCATCCTCGTCAAGAGCTTCGCTAGGATCCACG AGACCAACTTGAAGAAGCAGGGCATGCTGCCCTTGACCTTTGCCGACCCCACTGACTATGACAAAATCCGCCCCGATGACAAGATCTCCATCACAGGCCTCGCAACCTTTGCCCCCGGCAAG CCCCTGAAGGGAGTGGTGAAGCACGGTGACGGCAGCCAAGACATCATCAACCTGAACCACACCTTCAACGAGAACCAGGTCGAGTGGTTCCACGCCGGCAGCGCCCTCAACAGGATGAAGGAGCTTCAGTAA